A genomic segment from Laribacter hongkongensis DSM 14985 encodes:
- a CDS encoding ornithine carbamoyltransferase, which produces MAFNLKSRHFLKELDFTPREIHYLLDLARDLKRAKYTGNEVPRLKGKNIALIFEKTSTRTRCSFEVAAHDQGAHVTYIDPSSSQLGHKESIADTARVLSRFYDGIEFRGFAQEDVEELARYSSVPVYNGLTDAWHPTQMLCDVLTMTENSDKPLTEIAYAYVGDARNNMGHSLMVIGCLLGMDVRIGGPKDLSPDPALVKQCQEICKSTGARLTVTDDPHVAVKGVDFIHTDVWVSMGEPIESWGERIKLLTPFRVDSKLMAATGNPKVKFMHCLPAFHNAKTKVGKQIAAQYPQFADGIEVTDEVFEGPACIAFEQAENRMHTIKAIMVATLA; this is translated from the coding sequence ATGGCCTTTAATCTGAAAAGCCGTCATTTCCTCAAAGAACTCGATTTTACCCCGCGCGAAATCCATTATCTGCTGGACCTTGCCCGTGACCTCAAGCGCGCCAAATACACCGGCAACGAAGTGCCGCGCCTCAAGGGCAAGAACATCGCGCTGATTTTCGAAAAGACCTCGACCCGTACCCGCTGCTCGTTTGAAGTGGCTGCGCATGACCAAGGCGCACATGTGACCTACATCGATCCGAGCAGCTCGCAGCTTGGTCACAAGGAAAGCATTGCCGACACCGCCCGCGTGCTGAGCCGTTTCTATGACGGCATCGAGTTCCGCGGCTTTGCCCAGGAAGACGTCGAAGAGCTGGCCCGCTATTCCAGCGTGCCGGTCTACAACGGCCTGACTGACGCCTGGCACCCGACACAGATGCTGTGCGACGTGCTGACCATGACCGAAAACAGCGACAAGCCGCTGACCGAAATCGCCTACGCCTATGTCGGCGATGCCCGCAACAACATGGGGCATTCGCTGATGGTGATCGGCTGCCTTCTGGGCATGGACGTCCGTATCGGCGGGCCGAAAGACCTGTCGCCGGACCCCGCGCTGGTCAAGCAATGTCAGGAAATCTGCAAGTCCACCGGTGCCCGTCTGACCGTGACCGATGACCCGCATGTGGCAGTCAAGGGCGTGGATTTCATCCATACCGACGTGTGGGTGTCGATGGGCGAGCCGATCGAAAGCTGGGGCGAGCGCATCAAGCTGCTGACGCCGTTCCGGGTGGATTCGAAGCTGATGGCTGCCACCGGCAATCCCAAGGTCAAGTTCATGCACTGCCTGCCGGCTTTCCACAACGCGAAAACCAAGGTCGGCAAGCAGATCGCTGCCCAGTATCCGCAGTTTGCCGACGGCATCGAAGTGACCGACGAGGTGTTTGAAGGTCCGGCCTGCATTGCTTTCGAGCAGGCTGAAAACCGCATGCACACCATCAAGGCCATCATGGTGGCCACGCTGGCCTGA